One Brassica oleracea var. oleracea cultivar TO1000 chromosome C7, BOL, whole genome shotgun sequence genomic window carries:
- the LOC106304269 gene encoding UPF0392 protein RCOM_0530710, giving the protein MKIRRKLGGVCGSDVVVSWRLFFWFVVLFVFSFVLFSTMFVFKGKFRPVVRSVRSFSTARAIIGDSATLSPAVSIREAVKLPEQTLVFLKYPQSLRLFTKDDLICVFSSGDDSSKLRKEKPEAVDSDKFGGQIVRCPETPPGYTISLAISRWTIDDHLAAGPTHQWDWLVYDAVIDHDNSTVVFVKGLNLKPGKVADVSRYECVYGWDFAKHNRLIRSDVISAAQEIVRCRTPLTVLNGPKSAHGPVKVSVRIKGGTGMLPSIAQPDRIVHPPRRKPFEMCVCTMTRNAAAVLREWVMYHAGIGVQRWFIYDNNSDDDIIAEIKDLERRGYNITRHFWPWIKTQEAGFSNCAIRARNDCDWIAFIDVDEFYYIRSGETLTSIIRNYTASAEIGEIRTPCHSFGPSGLRNRPRGGVTEGYTCRVILPERHKSILKPESMNATLINVVHHFHLKDGFTFADVDKEVMVINHYKYQVWEVFKEKFYRRVATYVADWQNDENVGSRDRAPGLGTRPIEPPDWAERFCEVNDTGLRDQVLEKFKDNKLQRLIWENEEDEGSRRAHNRID; this is encoded by the exons ATGAAAATTCGTAGGAAGCTCGGTGGTGTATGCGGGAGCGACGTCGTTGTCTCGTGGAGGTTGTTTTTCTGGTTCGTCGTGCTGTTTGTCTTCTCCTTCGTTCTCTTCTCTACCATGTTCGTCTTCAAAG GGAAGTTTCGTCCCGTGGTACGTTCGGTGAGAAGCTTCTCAACGGCCAGGGCGATCATCGGAGACTCTGCGACGCTGTCTCCGGCGGTTTCGATTCGCGAAGCGGTGAAACTACCTGAGCAGACACTTGTTTTCCTAAAATACCCTCAGTCTCTTCGGTTATTTACCAAAGACGATCTGATTTGCGTTTTCTCTTCCGGCGACGATTCGTCGAAGCTACGGAAGGAGAAACCGGAGGCCGTGGACAGCGACAAATTCGGCGGCCAGATCGTACGGTGTCCTGAAACGCCACCTGGCTACACTATATCGCTTGCCATCTCGAGATGGACGATAGATGATCACCTTGCCGCTGGTCCCACTCACCAGTGGGATTGGCTTGTTTACGACGCCGTCATCGACCACGATAACTCCACGGTGGTTTTCGTCAAGGGACTTAATCTAAAGCCGGGGAAAGTTGCTGACGTGTCGAGGTACGAGTGCGTGTACGGCTGGGATTTCGCGAAACACAACCGGTTAATAAGATCAGACGTGATCTCTGCGGCGCAGGAGATCGTACGGTGCAGAACACCGTTAACAGTGCTAAACGGCCCAAAATCAGCCCATGGGCCGGTTAAAGTTTCGGTTCGAATCAAAGGAGGAACCGGTATGCTCCCATCGATCGCTCAACCGGATCGGATCGTTCACCCACCGCGACGGAAACCGTTCGAGATGTGCGTTTGCACCATGACGCGAAACGCAGCCGCGGTTCTGAGAGAGTGGGTGATGTACCACGCCGGGATCGGCGTTCAGCGGTGGTTCATCTACGATAACAACAGCGACGACGACATAATCGCAGAGATCAAGGATCTCGAACGCCGCGGGTACAACATCACACGACATTTCTGGCCGTGGATCAAAACTCAGGAGGCTGGATTCTCGAATTGCGCGATCCGCGCGAGGAACGATTGCGATTGGATCGCGTTCATCGACGTCGACGAGTTCTACTACATCCGCTCCGGTGAAACATTAACAAGCATCATCAGAAACTACACTGCCTCCGCCGAGATCGGAGAAATCAGAACGCCGTGCCACAGCTTCGGACCGTCGGGATTGAGAAACCGGCCTCGAGGTGGAGTCACGGAGGGATACACTTGCCGTGTGATTTTACCGGAGAGGCACAAGAGCATACTCAAGCCGGAATCGATGAACGCGACGCTGATCAACGTGGTGCACCATTTCCACCTGAAAGATGGATTCACGTTTGCTGACGTGGATAAGGAAGTTATGGTAATTAATCACTATAAATATCAAGTGTGGGAAGTTTTCAAGGAGAAGTTTTATAGGAGAGTCGCGACTTACGTGGCGGATTGGCAAAACGATGAGAATGTCGGGTCGAGAGATCGGGCGCCCGGTTTGGGAACCCGACCCATTGAGCCACCTGATTGGGCTGAGAGATTCTGCGAGGTTAATGATACGGGGCTTAGAGATCAGGTGTTGGAGAAATTTAAAGACAATAAATTACAGCGTTTGATATGGGAAAATGAGGAAGACGAAGGCTCACGACGGGCCCATAATAGGATAGATTGA
- the LOC106304116 gene encoding uncharacterized protein LOC106304116 — protein sequence MFAATRLIGRRIHGTSDVTVPKLSGFSIVSPKHVAVEYADGTKFKFSSEFLRVNSPAADGKVRSVGGDKVISGRRYVGIMSAEPVGNYGVTLVFDDLHRTGIYPWDYFYELGSNKFGLMRNYVKTLQKHHLSREPPPRRK from the exons ATGTTTGCGGCTACGAGATTGATTGGCCGGCGAATCCATGGCACAAGCGATGTCACTGTTCCAAAGCTCTCAGGATTCTCTATTGTATCTCCCAAACAC GTTGCGGTAGAATATGCAGATGGCACCAAGTTCAAATTCTCTTCAGAGTTTCTGAGAGTCAATAGTCCAGCTGCTGATGGGAAAGTCAGATCAGTCGGTGGTGACAAG GTGATATCTGGAAGGCGGTATGTAGGAATCATGTCTGCAGAGCCGGTGGGAAATTATGGCGTAAC GTTAGTGTTTGATGACTTGCATAGAACAGGGATATATCCATGGGATTATTTCTACGAGCTTGGTAGCAATAAGTTTGGTCTCATGAGAAACTATGTCAAGACTCTCCAAAAGCATCATCTCAGCCGCGAACCTCCTCCCAGAAGGAAATGA
- the LOC106301862 gene encoding uncharacterized protein LOC106301862 gives MGESAVLAHSYSFAAPITRSDSHEDNTIHALSQSISFGKFMSENLEWGKWSTFSHKKYVEEAEKYSRPGSVAQKKAFFEAHYKRIAEAKKAATEEQPTVTPAEVLLHTLETQPPLSLLPEEEPLERNKEEVLVVVDDSLEEKKKKQDEEEEDCSVGEKEKVKTKNKPVFRLSLEKTIPPAKPIEIDSSDKTSERPMMIQSSGGQKFSFLNCFIGNAKTRDQNQNMRKTEKKNQKKKQFMCLCLKPKNVRES, from the exons ATGGGAGAATCTGCAGTTCTAGCTCATTCGTATTCCTTCGCAGCTCCTATTACCCGTTCCGATTCTCATGAG GATAACACGATCCATGCGCTTAGCCAATCAATATCATTTGGGAAATTCATGTCAGAGAATCTCGAATGGGGCAAATGGTCAACTTTTTCGCACAAGAAGTACGTTGAAGAAGCTGAAAAGTACTCTCGTCCTGGCTCCGTTGCTCAGAAGAAAGCTTTCTTCGAAGCTCACTACAAGCGTATAGCCGAAGCCAAGAAAGCGGCAACGGAAGAACAACCAACGGTCACGCCTGCTGAAGTCTTGCTTCACACGTTGGAGACACAGCCTCCGTTGAGTTTGTTACCAGAGGAAGAACCACTCGAAAGGAACAAAGAGGAGGTTCTTGTTGTTGTGGATGACTCATTGGAAGAGAAGAAGAAGAAGCAAGATGAAGAAGAAGAGGATTGTTCTGTGGGTGAAAAGGAGAAAGTGAAAACCAAGAACAAACCGGTGTTTAGATTGTCTCTGGAGAAAACAATCCCTCCTGCTAAACCTATAGAGATTGATTCATCAGATAAAACAAG TGAAAGACCGATGATGATCCAGAGTTCAGGGGGCCAGAAATTCAGTTTCTTGAA CTGTTTCATTGGTAATGCTAAAACTAGAGATCAGAATCAGAACATG AGAAAGACAGAGAAGAAGAATCAAAAGAAGAAGCAGTTTATGTGTCTTTGTTTGAAGCCAAAAAATGTAAGAGAATCATAA
- the LOC106301863 gene encoding uncharacterized protein LOC106301863: MRREGRQHGIVRTYRILPPPPLNPRLVNSATPSTSSAVFTKLPSKPTRANRRIWYGQVHWLRSNDMASSSSYKLLTCRIITRPGTRSILDLAGLSELNGNGDDFKEDKGGEAEDEMTKRENGHNSDKEEGGSRGRDVDESMSFYDVGMMMMEHVLDHDDDEEEEEDGWCLV; encoded by the coding sequence ATGAGACGAGAAGGTCGGCAACATGGTATTGTCCGAACTTACCGGATTCTTCCACCGCCACCGCTTAATCCAAGGCTGGTCAACTCTGCAACTCCATCCACATCCTCAGCAGTTTTTACCAAATTGCCTTCGAAACCGACCAGAGCTAACAGGAGAATATGGTATGGCCAGGTGCATTGGCTGAGATCAAACGACATGGCTTCTTCGTCCAGCTACAAACTCCTGACTTGTCGGATCATTACCAGACCCGGGACCAGATCCATTTTGGATCTTGCCGGTTTATCTGAACTTAATGGTAATGGCGACGATTTTAAAGAAGACAAAGGAGGAGAAGCTGAAGATGAAATGACAAAGAGAGAGAATGGACATAATAGCGACAAAGAAGAAGGTGGGTCTCGTGGTAGGGATGTTGATGAAAGCATGAGTTTTTACGATGTGGGGATGATGATGATGGAACATGTGTTAGATCACGATGACGATGAAGAAGAAGAAGAAGATGGTTGGTGTTTGGTCTGA
- the LOC106301368 gene encoding succinate dehydrogenase [ubiquinone] iron-sulfur subunit 1, mitochondrial — translation MSSGLIGRLVRTKPSRLTTAARLIPSRCTASVTEPEPKASSGGGKPSNFKTFQIYRWNPDNPSKPELQDYKIDLKDCGPMVLDALIKIKNEMDPSLTFRRSCREGICGSCAMNIDGCNGLACLTKIEEGAKETTITPLPHMFVIKDLVVDMTNFYNQYKSIEPWLKRKNPPSEPGKEILQSKKDRAKLDGMYECILCACCSTSCPSYWWNPESYLGPAALLHANRWISDSRDEYTKERLEAIDDEFKLYRCHTILNCARACPKGLNPGKQIAHIKQLQR, via the exons ATGTCGTCCGGTTTAATCGGAAGATTAGTCAGAACCAAACCGTCGCGATTAACCACCGCAGCAAGGTTGATCCCGTCGCGATGCACAGCCTCCGTAACCGAACCGGAACCAAAAGCGTCCTCTGGCGGCGGAAAACCATCGAACTTCAAAACTTTCCAGATCTACCGATGGAACCCCGACAACCCTAGCAAGCCTGAGCTCCAAGACTACAAGATCGACCTCAAAGACTGCGGCCCCATGGTTCTCGACGCCTTGATCAAAATCAAGAACGAGATGGATCCGTCTCTCACCTTCCGCCGCTCGTGCCGAGAAGGGATCTGCGGCTCGTGCGCGATGAACATCGACGGATGCAACGGGCTCGCGTGTCTGACGAAGATCGAGGAGGGAGCCAAGGAGACGACGATCACTCCCTTGCCTCACATGTTCGTGATCAAGGATCTGGTGGTGGACATGACTAACTTTTATAATCAGTACAAGAGTATTGAGCCGTGGCTGAAGAGGAAGAACCCGCCGTCTGAGCCTGGGAAGGAGATTCTGCAGAGTAAGAAGGATAGGGCTAAGCTTGATGGGATGTATGAGTGTATTCTCTGCGCTTGTTGTAGCACGTCTTGTCCTAGTTACTGGTGGAACCCTGAGTCTTACCTTGGCCCTGCCGCTTTGCTACACGCCAACAG GTGGATAAGCGACAGTCGTGATGAGTACACTAAGGAAAGACTTGAGGCTATTGACGATGAGTTCAAGCTTTACCGTTGTCATACGATCTTGAACTGTGCTCGTGCTTGTCCTAAGGGTTTGAACCCGGGCAAACAGATCGCGCACATCAAGCAACTTCAGCGTTGA
- the LOC106305941 gene encoding uncharacterized membrane protein At3g27390, with the protein MEPPKGFRASLLQFCIFLPYFIGLLFLGFIKGVVLCPLVCLVVTIGNSAVILSLLPVHFVWTFYSIVRAKQIGHILKFFLCLCLPAAIILWLVLGILASVLGGALYGFLSPIFATFDAVGEGKPYPFFHCFYDGTWSTLKRSFTVVRDFKDVCFHSYFSLMDELRICCPDQKHYEIRLIQLPGALVVSALGILVDLPVITLVAICKSPYMLFKGWHRLFQDLIGREGPFLETMCVPIAGLVILLWPLAVVGAVLGSVVSSIFLGAYAGVVSYQESSFYYGLCFMVASVSIYDEYSTDILDMPEGSCFPRPKYREKEAETTAFSGPIPRLGSVKNTASTREGSVKVPMIDIKPLDLLDGLFVECRKFGDALASKGLINSKDIEDARSSKGSQVISIGLPAYGLLYEILRSVKANTTGLLLSDGVTELTTKNRPKDAFFDWFLHPFLILKEQMKATNLSEEEEEYLGRLVLLYGDPERLKNSYADSASPTLTERKRAELDAFARRIQGLTKTVSRYPTFRRHFVCLVKKLSEDLDLNHDGSVKEEGSITEAPAPVKIFSRIFSKSQRSFRRKGSINGSDQETRKGVSRSVHIV; encoded by the exons ATGGAGCCTCCAAAGGGATTTCGAGCTTCTTTGTTGCAATTCTGTATATTCCTTCCTTATTTCATTGGATTGCTGTTTCTGGGTTTCATCAAAG GTGTCGTTTTGTGCCCACTCGTATGCCTCGTTGTGACAATAGGCAACTCTGCAGTCATACTAAGTCTTTTGCCAGTTCACTTCGTTTGGACTTTCTATTCAATAGTGAG AGCCAAACAAATAGGACATATCTTGAAGTTCTTTCTATGCTTATGTCTCCCTGCCGCCATCATTCTCTGGCTAGTTCTTGGCATTCTAGCAAGTGTTCTTGGAGGAGCATTATACGGTTTCCTCTCCCCAATCTTCGCAACCTTTGACGCCGTTGGCGAGGGCAAGCCATACCCTTTTTTCCATTGCTTCTACGACGGAACTTGGAGCACCCTCAAGCGCAGCTTCACCGTCGTCCGTGACTTCAAAGACGTGTGCTTCCACTCCTACTTCTCGCTAATGGACGAGCTTAGAATATGCTGCCCGGATCAGAAACATTATGAGATAAGGCTAATTCAACTCCCAGGAGCTTTGGTAGTTTCGGCTCTCGGGATACTTGTTGACCTCCCTGTGATCACGCTCGTAGCCATATGCAAAAGTCCTTACATGCTCTTCAAAGGATGGCACCGTCTGTTTCAAGATCTCATCGGACGTGAAGGTCCTTTCTTGGAGACGATGTGTGTCCCCATCGCGGGGCTAGTGATCTTGCTCTGGCCTTTGGCTGTTGTGGGTGCGGTTCTTGGTTCTGTGGTCTCTAGTATCTTCCTCGGCGCTTATGCAGGCGTGGTCTCGTACCAGGAGTCATCTTTTTACTACGGACTATGCTTTATGGTTGCTTCTGTGTCCATCTACGACGAGTATAGCACTGATATACTTGACATGCCTGAAGGATCTTGCTTCCCGAGGCCTAAGTATCGAGAAAAGGAAGCCGAAACAACTGCTTTTTCAGGTCCTATACCGAGACTGGGGTCTGTCAAGAACACAGCTTCAACAAGAGAAGGATCAGTTAAAGTCCCTATGATTGATATTAAACCTCTCGAT CTCTTGGATGGTCTATTTGTGGAATGTAGAAAGTTTGGAGATGCTTTGGCAAGTAAAGGGCTGATAAACTCAAAAGATATCGAAGACGCGAGGTCTAGTAAAGGCAGCCAAGTGATCAGCATTGGCTTACCAGCTTATGGACTTCTTTACGAGATTCTACGCTCCGTCAAAGCCAATACTACCGGCTTGTTACTCA GTGATGGAGTAACGGAACTAACTACCAAGAACAGACCAAAAGATGCGTTCTTTGATTGGTTTCTGCATCCGTTTTTGATACTAAAGGAGCAGATGAAAGCTACAAACTTGTCTGAGGAAGAAGAAGAGTATCTCGGTAGATTGGTGTTGCTTTATGGAGACCCAGAGAGGCTAAAGAACTCGTATGCTGACTCTGCTTCTCCTACTCTCACAGAGCGTAAAAGAGCTGAACTTGATGCATTTGCTCGCAG GATTCAAGGGCTAACGAAAACGGTATCAAGGTATCCAACATTCCGTAGACATTTTGTGTGTTTAGTGAAGAAACTATCAGAGGACTTGGACCTGAACCATGACGGTTCGGTGAAGGAGGAAGGATCTATAACGGAAGCACCAGCTCCGGTTAAGATATTTTCGAGGATTTTCAGTAAGAGTCAAAGATCGTTCAGAAGAAAAGGGAGTATCAATGGATCCGATCAAGAAACGCGGAAGGGTGTTTCAAGAAGTGTGCATATCGTTTAA
- the LOC106305942 gene encoding putative pectate lyase 11 yields MVSYSNNPFVYTFICLLSIGNTFVLSSSSLPHTQDPNLVVDEVNRSVFNASRRSLAYLSCRTGNPIDDCWRCDPNWETNRQRLADCAIGFGKNAIGGRDGRIYVVTDAANDDPVNPRPGTLRHAVTQEEPLWIIFKRDMVIRLKKELIITSFKTIDGRGSSVHITDGPCIKIHYETNIIIHGINIHDCKPGSGGMIRDGPRHTGWWVPSDGDAVAIFGGKHIWIDHCSLSNCDDGLIDAIHGSTAITISNNYMTHHDKVMLLGHSDSYTQDKNMQVTIAFNHFGEGLVQRMPRCRHGYFHVVNNDYTHWEMYAIGGSASPTIYSQGNRFLAPNTRFNKEVTKHEDAPESEWRGWNWRSEGDMLLNGAYFRQSGAGASSTYARASSLSARPSSLVGSITTTAGTLSCRRGRRS; encoded by the exons ATGGTTTCGTATTCTAATAATCCTTTTGTTTACACTTTCATATGTCTCCTATCAATCGGCAACACGTTTGTATTATCTTCAAGTTCGTTGCCGCATACTCAAGATCCTAATCTAGTAGTTGACGAGGTTAATAG AAGTGTATTCAATGCGTCAAGGAGGAGCCTCGCCTACCTATCTTGTAGAACGGGTAATCCTATTGATGATTGTTGGCGTTGCGATCCAAACTGGGAGACAAATCGCCAACGGCTAGCCGATTGTGCTATAGGGTTTGGCAAAAACGCTATCGGAGGCCGCGATGGCAGAATTTACGTGGTCACAGATGCGGCCAACGATGATCCGGTAAACCCTAGACCAGGAACCCTAAGACATGCGGTCACGCAAGAAGAACCATTATGGATCATTTTCAAGAGAGATATGGTCATTAGGCTCAAGAAAGAACTTATCATCACATCTTTCAAGACCATTGATGGTAGAGGCTCAAGTGTTCACATAACCGATGGACCTTGCATTAAGATCCACTATGAAACTAACATCATCATACATGGTATTAACATCCATGACTGCAAACCAGGATCAG GTGGCATGATTAGAGATGGCCCACGTCACACCGGGTGGTGGGTCCCATCAGATGGAGATGCAGTGGCGATATTTGGAGGCAAACACATTTGGATCGACCATTGCTCTTTGTCTAACTGCGATGATGGTCTCATAGACGCCATACATGGTTCGACCGCTATAACAATATCGAACAACTACATGACGCACCATGACAAGGTCATGCTTTTAGGACACAGCGATAGCTATACCCAGGACAAGAACATGCAAGTCACCATTGCGTTTAACCATTTCGGAGAAGGACTCGTTCAAAGGATGCCACG GTGCAGGCATGGATATTTCCATGTAGTGAACAATGATTATACACACTGGGAAATGTATGCTATCGGTGGAAGTGCTTCTCCGACGATATACAGTCAAGGCAATAGATTTCTCGCTCCTAATACCCGATTTAATAAAGAG GTTACAAAACATGAAGATGCACCCGAAAGCGAATGGAGAGGTTGGAACTGGAGATCGGAAGGGGATATGTTGTTGAACGGAGCATATTTCCGGCAGTCAGGAGCCGGAGCTTCATCGACATATGCAAGAGCTTCTAGCCTAAGTGCTAGGCCATCATCGCTTGTGGGTTCCATCACAACGACAGCAGGAACACTAAGTTGTCGGCGAGGCCGTCGCTCTTGA
- the LOC106303131 gene encoding uncharacterized protein LOC106303131, with the protein MTSHFLIVFLVVILTIANGTLAEAADAEKPQPVDNKSSPADNSTKSLGPSQDYPDYEIPIELAPDGIEVVGDYVPISPTEATLAQPETDMNVKTSPSSSASRSSSTELTVAIAAAGGAASLFFF; encoded by the coding sequence ATGACGAGTCATTTTTTAATCGTCTTCCTTGTGGTAATCTTGACCATCGCTAATGGAACGTTAGCAGAAGCAGCAGATGCTGAAAAACCTCAACCTGTAGACAACAAATCATCACCAGCAGACAACTCTACAAAAAGCCTTGGTCCGTCTCAAGATTATCCCGATTATGAGATCCCTATAGAACTTGCACCGGACGGTATCGAGGTGGTGGGTGATTACGTGCCCATTAGCCCCACCGAGGCTACACTTGCACAACCCGAAACAGATATGAATGTTAAAACATCGCCGTCTAGCTCCGCCTCTAGATCTTCTTCAACCGAGTTGACCGTTGCTATTGCTGCGGCGGGAGGAGCGGCCAGCTTGTTTTTCTTTTGA
- the LOC106305943 gene encoding uncharacterized protein LOC106305943, with amino-acid sequence MKKNHATAARTDPETEISIDEALPVGAEASAPSLAGPSSADDEGDMFGVGDGGDEAEGESDELVGPSELSPELESGLEAGVLVEDDVGGFALAPPPEDGEALGVAVEFFLALVGAEAVGGEVGAEAVDFCGDAAGDFGDDAAAGDFGDGAAVAFGVDAGVDFGDAAAAGEGDVELLSPLALGAPAGFGGSAAKTAVMAKAATARGRSLRVIMYVRLFLNAVIN; translated from the coding sequence ATGAAAAAGAACCATGCAACGGCGGCGAGAACGGATCCGGAGACAGAGATCTCCATCGATGAGGCTCTTCCCGTCGGAGCTGAAGCTTCGGCGCCTTCGCTGGCGGGTCCTTCATCAGCGGACGATGAAGGAGACATGTTCGGAGTGGGAGATGGCGGAGATGAGGCGGAAGGCGAGTCAGATGAGCTAGTGGGACCTTCGGAGCTATCGCCAGAGCTTGAGTCGGGGCTTGAAGCCGGAGTTTTGGTCGAGGACGATGTCGGAGGCTTTGCATTGGCTCCACCACCTGAAGATGGGGAAGCGCTAGGAGTAGCGGTTGAGTTCTTCTTGGCGTTGGTCGGAGCAGAAGCAGTAGGCGGCGAGGTCGGAGCCGAGGCGGTTGATTTTTGCGGTGATGCGGCGGGAGATTTTGGCGATGATGCAGCGGCGGGAGATTTTGGGGATGGTGCAGCGGTTGCTTTTGGCGTTGATGCGGGGGTGGATTTTGGCGATGCTGCAGCGGCGGGAGAAGGAGATGTTGAGCTTTTGTCGCCGTTAGCTTTAGGCGCTCCCGCTGGCTTTGGAGGATCGGCAGCGAAGACGGCTGTAATGGCCAAGGCGGCGACGGCGAGAGGTAGGAGCTTAAGAGTCATTATGTATGTAAGACTTTTTTTGAATGCAGTAATTAATTAA